From one Anaeromyxobacter diazotrophicus genomic stretch:
- a CDS encoding LETM1 domain-containing protein: MPIDLSLKTWLSGLVDAALAGYDPAAALLRLPPELRGSDPDGPSLEGRARMLLVRSLRRKLLDPSQGRTEREPGEAACASEEDAFLGPISCHIGLLLDIALVHGVPFEPARRRAELATLFAAFAGAPDLARAADPARPGGGKPAAVTKAFARAGAVLAQHGYPAGDPKDGLPLHVGVLCVQRRHLARLAIAYYPRGPLDLGLAQKLLDQAQDDIARLAEVLAALAAAPAPLDVRRRRVAAAQIDRLGLPRELARGARAALRASRGMGELARGAPVRLRAFLLQQLLLSELAQPEPSAARAEAVSAFAEEARIPPEQVAALQADAAELYAAQQRWLEAAPGEPAEWETLSEEWEDAADQMMEKVAAIVSDNLEAIVTEIKQTGELGQLLAKAAAGKPLSAEEKTKVKAQLIDLAKAVPALAIFAAPGGMLLLPLLAKVLPFNVLPSAWEGKDKKKALPPARKKTGG; encoded by the coding sequence GTGCCCATCGACCTCTCGCTCAAGACCTGGCTCTCCGGCCTCGTCGACGCCGCCCTCGCCGGCTACGACCCGGCCGCCGCGCTGCTCCGGCTCCCGCCCGAGCTGCGCGGCTCCGATCCCGACGGCCCCAGCCTCGAAGGCCGCGCCCGCATGCTGCTCGTGCGCTCGCTGCGGCGGAAGCTGCTCGATCCCAGCCAGGGCCGGACCGAGCGCGAGCCCGGCGAGGCGGCGTGCGCGAGCGAGGAGGACGCCTTCCTCGGCCCCATCAGCTGCCACATCGGCCTGCTCCTCGACATCGCGCTCGTGCACGGCGTCCCCTTCGAGCCGGCGCGCCGCCGCGCCGAGCTCGCCACGCTGTTCGCCGCGTTCGCCGGCGCGCCCGACCTGGCCCGCGCCGCCGACCCGGCGCGCCCCGGCGGCGGCAAACCCGCGGCCGTGACCAAGGCGTTCGCCCGCGCCGGCGCGGTGCTGGCCCAGCACGGCTACCCGGCCGGCGATCCCAAGGACGGCCTCCCGCTCCACGTCGGGGTGCTGTGCGTGCAGCGGCGGCACCTCGCCCGGCTGGCCATCGCCTACTACCCGCGCGGTCCGCTCGACCTGGGCCTGGCGCAGAAGCTGCTCGACCAGGCCCAGGACGACATCGCGCGGCTGGCCGAGGTGCTCGCGGCGCTGGCGGCGGCGCCCGCCCCGCTCGACGTCCGCCGGCGCCGCGTGGCCGCCGCCCAGATCGACCGGCTGGGCCTGCCGCGCGAGCTGGCGCGCGGCGCGCGCGCGGCGCTCCGCGCCTCGCGCGGCATGGGCGAGCTGGCCCGCGGCGCTCCGGTGCGGCTGCGCGCCTTCCTGCTCCAGCAGCTGCTCCTGTCCGAGCTGGCCCAGCCCGAGCCGTCGGCGGCGCGCGCCGAGGCGGTGAGCGCCTTCGCCGAGGAGGCGCGCATCCCGCCCGAGCAGGTGGCGGCGCTGCAGGCCGACGCGGCCGAGCTCTACGCCGCGCAGCAGCGCTGGCTGGAGGCGGCGCCGGGCGAGCCGGCCGAGTGGGAGACGCTGAGCGAGGAGTGGGAGGACGCCGCCGACCAGATGATGGAGAAGGTCGCGGCCATCGTCTCCGACAACCTCGAGGCGATCGTCACCGAGATCAAGCAGACCGGGGAGCTCGGGCAGCTGCTCGCCAAGGCGGCGGCGGGAAAGCCGCTGTCGGCCGAGGAGAAGACCAAGGTGAAGGCGCAGCTCATCGACCTCGCCAAGGCGGTCCCCGCGCTCGCCATCTTCGCGGCGCCGGGCGGCATGCTGCTCCTGCCGCTCCTGGCGAAGGTCCTCCCCTTCAACGTCCTGCCCTCGGCCTGGGAGGGCAAGGACAAGAAGAAGGCGCTCCCCCCGGCCCGCAAGAAGACGGGCGGGTGA